Genomic segment of Streptobacillus canis:
CCTTTTTGTCCTCTCAAAAAATCTATAATAGCCATTGCAATTTTTTTAGATAAAATTGGTGGAACGGCATTGCCAATCTGTTTAAATGCAGCTGTTCGTGAATGTTCAAAATAAAAATCATCTGGAAACCCTTGTATTCTAGCGGCTTCTCTTACTGTAATTGAACGATTCTGTCTTAAATCTGGATGAATATAGTAATGTCCATCTTTCGCAATATGAGCAACAACTGTATGACTAACAGAGCCATAATCCAAAGCTTTATATCTATCTAAAAAAGATGTTGTATTAGAATGAGTTTGCAGTTCTTCAGGAATATCGATATACCTTAAATTCTTACCTTTTTTCTTAGCTTTTAGTACCAATTTATATATCTTCAAATCATTTTCATTATGAGGTCTTGCAGCATGTTGTGTTAAAATATCATCTTTTTTACGAATATATTTTTCAACAAACTGACTTGAAACATCACAACGATACTTATGAGAACTTCCTCCAGACTTTATACTTGGTAAGTCCTCAAATAATTCTTTTATAGTTAGGGCCGCTTCAACATATTCAGCCAAGCAGTCAAAAAATGAGTTATTGAACACTAAATCTTTTCGATGTCCGATAAGTATTAAACGTTCTCTTTTTTGTACTACACCATAATTACTTGCATCTACTATTTGATAATCTACCTCATATCCACACTTATCAAATTCGCAAATTATTTTTGGCAAGAGCAACTCTCCTGATAAATCCTTAAAAGAGAGCAACCCTTTAACATTTTCAAAAACAAAGAACTTTGGTTTATATTTATCCAGAAAATCTAAATAATGTTTATACAGATAAATTCTTTTGTCAGTAGATTTTTTCGACTTGTTATTGGCTCTACCGATTGTAGAATATGCCTGACACGGTGGTCCACCAATAATACCATCTAACTCATTATTGCCTAATCTTTGGTCAATAAATTCAAAAATCGAAGGTATAGTATCTTTACTTATTTCCTTATTCAATATATCTTTAGTTAGATTTCTTGGTATAATCGAGTACAAATCATCTCTCGAGATTTTCCCTTGAATATATTCAAAATATGGAGATAGGTTATTTTCTTTTTTTAAATAGTAATATATGTTTCTTAATTCTAAAGAAGAGCAAGCATCTTTGTCCATTTCTATATGACAAATAAAATTATAATAGTCTTTATACCTAAATCCTTCGGTTAATCCACCCGCCCCTGAAAACACATCTACTATATTTAGCATAACCACACCTCCTTTCGTATTTGATTAAATCAATTATCATACACTTCTTTAATTTCTTCGTATTTATTTATAAATTCTTGATTAAACTTTTTTGCATCTCTTAACAAGTCTGAATATGATCTAATAAATAAATCACCACTTTGTTCTAATGAGTTTGCAGTAGTTCTAACTATAGGATCCATATCATATCTGTCAGACATCAAAAATGTTGTTACTTTATCCAACTTATAATATTTTTGAACAAAAATTTTATAATCTAATGCTTGATTTATTTCCTCTGTTTTAATTTTAATATTCGGTCTCTTCAATTCAATAATAATTAATTCACCATTTACTAAATTACAAAGAAAATCAATCCTACGATTACTGCCCTCTAGTGTTTCATCTGGAAACTTACTTTTTAAAATGCTACTATATGTTTTTTCTCTTTCAAATGTTGTAATTCTAGGATCTAAAATCCAAGGGAACTTTTCTAGAAATGGTTGAATTACTTTAGATTCACTCTCATTTCCATTAACATACTTTTCAAATTGTTCTATAGCTTTTATTCTACCAACTGCAACTTTTGCAAGCTCTTTAGCCTCTATATATTCCCAATCCGAAGTTATTTTTTCAACTTCATCAACCGTTAAATTCTCTTCTTTCAAGTTTTCTATATATGACTGAAAGCTCTCAAATTTATATAAATTTTTTAAGTTGTCCAAAACACGTTTAATTGATTCTATATCATCTGTTTCTGTGGAATTTGTTAATAATGTATCTTTAACTTTCTTTATACTACTTATCTCTGTTGGTGTTAATCCCTTAAAAAATGATTCATCTAAATTAATAAGTTCTTCTTTTTTCTTTCTCCTATTTTCTCTCCATAAAGATGATATTTTTGAAATCAACTTATTTAAATCATGTTTTAATTGAATTGTATTTTCATTTTCTTCCCAAAGGATTGACTGTCTAGCTGTAGATAT
This window contains:
- a CDS encoding DNA cytosine methyltransferase, with translation MLNIVDVFSGAGGLTEGFRYKDYYNFICHIEMDKDACSSLELRNIYYYLKKENNLSPYFEYIQGKISRDDLYSIIPRNLTKDILNKEISKDTIPSIFEFIDQRLGNNELDGIIGGPPCQAYSTIGRANNKSKKSTDKRIYLYKHYLDFLDKYKPKFFVFENVKGLLSFKDLSGELLLPKIICEFDKCGYEVDYQIVDASNYGVVQKRERLILIGHRKDLVFNNSFFDCLAEYVEAALTIKELFEDLPSIKSGGSSHKYRCDVSSQFVEKYIRKKDDILTQHAARPHNENDLKIYKLVLKAKKKGKNLRYIDIPEELQTHSNTTSFLDRYKALDYGSVSHTVVAHIAKDGHYYIHPDLRQNRSITVREAARIQGFPDDFYFEHSRTAAFKQIGNAVPPILSKKIAMAIIDFLRGQKGE
- a CDS encoding ATP-binding protein; translation: MENSGFKIKFDKNTIDHLGIKLYSSFPPVIAELISNSYDADAENVEIKINYDEKVVTVTDDGTGMNHDELNQNFLVIGRNRRKAEGTGVSKVKKRKVTGKKGLGKLAVFGIAKTIEVYSIKDGVKNAFSINYDEMKAESESEYKPKVICENENTNEQSGTVVKIKEIKQSTIMGIEDLAYNLSRRFSFYDAEFEVKLIDENSQQEQPITKSIYFEKLEKEFEWKFPEDFLNDINSVEEFKRLKNHGITGRVYTKSTPLRKKDNGFLLYVRNKLASENVFFDDRANDRFNSYVTGFFNIDFIDDSDEEDYISTARQSILWEENENTIQLKHDLNKLISKISSLWRENRRKKKEELINLDESFFKGLTPTEISSIKKVKDTLLTNSTETDDIESIKRVLDNLKNLYKFESFQSYIENLKEENLTVDEVEKITSDWEYIEAKELAKVAVGRIKAIEQFEKYVNGNESESKVIQPFLEKFPWILDPRITTFEREKTYSSILKSKFPDETLEGSNRRIDFLCNLVNGELIIIELKRPNIKIKTEEINQALDYKIFVQKYYKLDKVTTFLMSDRYDMDPIVRTTANSLEQSGDLFIRSYSDLLRDAKKFNQEFINKYEEIKEVYDN